In Rhodococcus pseudokoreensis, the DNA window TCGCAGGAACTGCGGAGAGATCGACGTTGATCGATTCGTCGTCGCCGTCTCCCTCGCCGGTGAGGTTATCGCCAGTGTGCTCGATCGAACCATCGGGGGACCGGAGGTTGTTGTAGAAAACGAAGTGAAGGTCGGAAAGCACCTTCCGGTCTTGGCCGGTGGCGAGGGCGCTCGCGTCAAGGTCGAAGGGTGCGCCGGTGGTTCCGCGGGCGTCCCAGCCGAGTCCAACAGACACCGTTGTTAGGTTCGGTGCTGCCTTCGACAGGGAAACATTGCCGCCTTTGGCTAGGGTGACGCCCATGGTGGTCCTTTCGAGACTGCGGACGACGACCAGATCGGCGTCCTGGTGTTCGATGTTCGCCCTCACAATAGCCATAGCATCCGACCTTGTCGT includes these proteins:
- a CDS encoding TerD family protein, which encodes MGVTLAKGGNVSLSKAAPNLTTVSVGLGWDARGTTGAPFDLDASALATGQDRKVLSDLHFVFYNNLRSPDGSIEHTGDNLTGEGDGDDESINVDLSAVPANVTNIFFPVSIHDADTRGQSFGQVTNAFIRVVDSTTGIELARYDLTEDASSETAMLFGEVYRHNGEWKFRAIGQGYASGLAGIARDYGVNI